A stretch of the Desulfobacter sp. genome encodes the following:
- a CDS encoding macro domain-containing protein: MKCITGDLIELTLAGKFDLIIHGCNCFCAMGAGIARQIRDYFPQAFQADQSTASGEKTKLGTYSKAVVETPNNKVIIINGYTQFHYSGKGVLADYKAIETLFSQLKTDFSGKRMGYPKIGAGLGKGNWEVIQKIIDQALADENHTLVVR; this comes from the coding sequence ATGAAATGTATAACAGGAGATTTGATCGAACTGACCCTGGCAGGGAAATTTGACCTGATCATCCACGGATGCAATTGTTTTTGTGCCATGGGGGCAGGCATTGCCCGTCAAATCCGTGACTATTTTCCCCAGGCATTTCAGGCAGATCAGTCAACGGCTTCCGGAGAAAAAACAAAGCTTGGCACCTATTCCAAGGCCGTGGTTGAAACACCAAACAACAAGGTGATTATCATCAATGGATATACCCAGTTTCACTATTCAGGCAAGGGGGTTTTGGCAGATTATAAGGCCATTGAGACCCTGTTTAGTCAATTAAAAACAGATTTTTCAGGCAAGCGCATGGGATATCCTAAAATCGGCGCCGGTCTTGGCAAGGGGAACTGGGAGGTGATCCAAAAAATCATTGACCAGGCATTGGCTGATGAAAACCACACCCTGGTGGTGCGTTAA
- a CDS encoding N-acetyl-gamma-glutamyl-phosphate reductase — MIRTGIAGATGYTGAELVKLISNHPKACLRAVTSNSYKSKPFTDIFPSMRGFESLICEEFDAKALSQKVDLMFLALPHKVSMAFAPQLIDKGIKVVDLSADFRFTNAKAYEAAYQPHSDLDLLKESVYGLCEHYRQEIKKARIIGNPGCYPTSILLPLLPLIKEKLIHTKGIISDSKSGVSGAGRSLSLGSHYCEVNESFTPYKVGNHRHTPEIEEVLGLAAGKNINLTFVPHLVPVTRGMVSTIYTQVNPKVSLENIQETYDKYYKDEPFVRILPPGKFPAMAHVRGTNCCDIGCHLDHATGRLILISAIDNLVKGAAGQAVQNMNLMFNIEESTGLDEVQAPL, encoded by the coding sequence ATGATTCGAACAGGTATAGCAGGAGCCACAGGATACACAGGGGCAGAGTTGGTCAAGCTCATTTCTAACCACCCAAAGGCCTGCCTTAGGGCCGTCACCTCCAATTCTTACAAGAGTAAACCCTTTACTGATATCTTCCCTTCCATGAGAGGGTTTGAATCTTTGATCTGTGAAGAATTTGACGCCAAAGCCCTGTCTCAAAAGGTAGATCTCATGTTTTTGGCCCTGCCCCACAAGGTCTCCATGGCATTTGCCCCCCAATTAATTGACAAGGGAATTAAGGTGGTGGATCTGTCGGCAGACTTCAGGTTTACCAATGCCAAGGCCTATGAAGCCGCATACCAGCCCCACTCCGATCTTGATCTGTTAAAGGAAAGCGTTTACGGTCTGTGTGAGCACTATAGACAAGAGATTAAAAAGGCCAGAATCATCGGCAACCCCGGCTGCTACCCCACCTCGATTCTTCTGCCCCTTCTGCCCCTGATCAAAGAAAAACTGATCCATACGAAAGGCATCATTTCAGACTCAAAATCAGGGGTCAGCGGTGCAGGCAGGTCTCTGTCTTTGGGATCCCATTATTGTGAGGTCAATGAATCTTTTACCCCATACAAGGTCGGAAATCACAGACATACCCCTGAAATAGAAGAAGTCTTAGGACTGGCGGCCGGTAAAAATATCAACCTGACCTTTGTTCCCCACCTGGTACCTGTGACAAGGGGAATGGTTTCCACCATCTATACCCAGGTGAACCCGAAAGTCTCTTTGGAGAACATCCAAGAAACCTACGATAAATACTATAAGGATGAACCCTTTGTACGGATTTTACCCCCGGGCAAATTTCCTGCCATGGCCCATGTCAGGGGAACGAACTGCTGTGATATCGGTTGCCACTTAGACCATGCAACCGGTCGGCTGATCCTGATATCCGCCATTGACAACCTGGTCAAGGGGGCGGCAGGTCAGGCAGTTCAAAATATGAATCTCATGTTCAATATCGAGGAAAGCACAGGACTGGACGAAGTCCAAGCCCCTTTATAA
- a CDS encoding HDOD domain-containing protein: MEVKEKILNMIQKRESDLPTLPTVVDRIISVASDENTTTEKLAEVISYDQGMTNKLLKLANSIYYAQRNPVETIKRAISVIGFDEIIGIALGMGILSSVSSKNGLTLDMKALWIHGIGVATVSKELAKRTNPSIAGKIFIPALLHDMGKIIFSVSDVRLGFCLLNNFLIFDNIVPV; the protein is encoded by the coding sequence ATGGAAGTAAAAGAAAAAATTCTCAACATGATCCAGAAACGGGAGAGTGATCTTCCAACGCTGCCGACGGTTGTAGACAGAATCATCTCTGTAGCATCGGATGAAAACACCACCACAGAGAAACTGGCCGAGGTAATTTCCTATGACCAGGGCATGACCAACAAACTTCTCAAACTGGCCAATTCGATCTATTATGCCCAGAGAAACCCTGTGGAAACCATCAAACGCGCCATATCGGTAATCGGATTTGACGAGATCATCGGCATTGCCCTGGGTATGGGAATTTTATCCAGTGTTTCCAGCAAAAATGGGCTGACTCTGGATATGAAAGCCCTGTGGATCCACGGCATTGGCGTGGCCACGGTATCCAAAGAGTTGGCCAAACGGACAAACCCGAGTATTGCCGGCAAAATATTTATTCCTGCCCTGCTCCATGACATGGGGAAAATCATATTTTCAGTCAGTGATGTCCGGTTAGGTTTTTGCTTGCTCAATAATTTTTTGATCTTTGACAATATTGTCCCTGTTTGA
- a CDS encoding IS4 family transposase: MTHISVPKKQLRSLNFDNFRCPLIKSLSKAPELQSRGDRPLKMTFEDQINALVYFHLQEHKSARHLIQDLKENVFAKENIAPDGGISRSSFCEAINHRGLEQLQFIFEDLYKQALECHPGEHAELGELVSIDGSLINAVLSMHWANYRKGSKKAKVHCGFDINHGIPNKIFLTEGNGAERTFVPKILSKGQTGVMDRGYQSHKEFDLLQEQGKHFVCRIKTRTTRTIIDNHETPSDSYIFYDALVKLGTPNQNQTKRPVRVVGYKIAGVKYYVATDRHDLTAEQIATIYKLRWTIEDFFKWWKEHLKVYHLIARSEYGLMVQILGGLITYLLLAIHCQKQFNEKVTIKRVRQLRTAILNDLFGCEEQGSHSSNRDNIVKDQKIIEQAKT; the protein is encoded by the coding sequence TCTCAGTCCCTAAAAAACAACTACGGTCCCTGAACTTTGACAATTTCAGGTGCCCTCTGATAAAGTCACTTTCAAAAGCACCGGAATTACAATCTCGAGGAGACCGCCCTTTAAAAATGACATTCGAAGACCAGATAAATGCTTTGGTTTATTTCCATCTTCAGGAGCACAAGTCTGCCCGACATTTAATTCAGGATCTCAAGGAGAATGTTTTTGCTAAAGAAAATATTGCGCCAGACGGTGGTATCAGCCGTAGTAGTTTCTGTGAAGCCATCAATCACAGGGGACTCGAACAACTGCAATTTATCTTTGAGGATCTTTATAAACAGGCTCTTGAGTGTCATCCGGGTGAACACGCCGAGTTAGGAGAGTTGGTTTCCATTGACGGTAGTCTCATAAATGCAGTCCTTTCAATGCACTGGGCGAACTACAGAAAAGGAAGTAAAAAAGCCAAAGTACATTGCGGATTTGACATTAATCACGGAATCCCAAACAAAATCTTTTTGACTGAAGGCAACGGCGCTGAACGCACTTTTGTTCCCAAAATACTTTCCAAGGGGCAAACAGGTGTTATGGATCGTGGATATCAATCCCATAAAGAATTTGACCTGCTTCAGGAGCAAGGCAAACATTTTGTCTGCCGTATAAAAACCAGGACAACAAGAACAATTATTGATAACCACGAGACCCCTTCCGACAGCTACATTTTTTATGATGCACTGGTTAAACTTGGTACTCCGAATCAAAACCAGACGAAAAGGCCTGTTCGGGTTGTTGGCTATAAAATTGCTGGCGTCAAATACTATGTGGCAACTGACAGGCATGATTTAACAGCGGAACAAATAGCAACAATTTATAAACTCCGGTGGACCATTGAGGATTTTTTCAAATGGTGGAAAGAACATCTGAAGGTATATCATCTCATTGCCCGCAGTGAATACGGCCTTATGGTTCAGATTCTTGGCGGCCTTATCACTTACCTGTTACTGGCAATCCATTGCCAAAAACAGTTTAATGAAAAGGTCACGATCAAAAGAGTTCGGCAGCTGCGAACCGCCATTCTAAATGACCTGTTTGGCTGCGAGGAGCAGGGCTCTCATAGTTCAAACAGGGACAATATTGTCAAAGATCAAAAAATTATTGAGCAAGCAAAAACCTAA
- a CDS encoding amino acid ABC transporter ATP-binding protein → MNDVKNNDTIIQIKNLNKWYGDFHVLKNINLEVKKKEKIVICGPSGSGKSTLIRCINRLEEHQKGKIIVDGIELTNNLKNIEKIRTEVGMVFQHFNLFPHLTILENLVLGPVWVRKTPKKEAEEIAMFYLEKVKIAEQANKYPGQLSGGQQQRVAIARSLCMKPKVMLFDEPTSALDPEMVKEVLDVMVQLSDEGMTMIVVSHEMGFAKTVAQRVMLMDAGMILEENNPIDFFENPEHERTRFFLSQILH, encoded by the coding sequence ATGAATGATGTAAAAAACAACGACACCATTATCCAGATAAAAAATCTAAATAAATGGTACGGTGATTTCCATGTATTGAAAAACATCAACCTGGAAGTAAAGAAAAAAGAAAAAATAGTGATCTGCGGCCCGTCAGGTTCCGGAAAATCCACATTGATCCGGTGCATCAACCGGTTGGAAGAACATCAAAAAGGCAAAATCATTGTTGACGGCATAGAGCTGACCAACAACCTGAAAAACATAGAAAAAATAAGGACCGAAGTGGGGATGGTCTTTCAGCACTTCAATCTTTTTCCCCATTTAACCATCCTTGAAAACCTGGTTTTAGGTCCTGTGTGGGTGAGAAAAACCCCGAAAAAAGAGGCCGAAGAAATTGCCATGTTCTACCTTGAAAAGGTCAAGATTGCAGAACAGGCCAATAAATATCCGGGTCAGCTTTCCGGTGGTCAGCAGCAGCGGGTGGCCATTGCCAGAAGCCTTTGCATGAAACCCAAGGTCATGCTCTTTGACGAGCCCACATCCGCTTTGGACCCTGAAATGGTCAAAGAAGTGCTGGATGTCATGGTCCAGCTCAGTGACGAAGGCATGACCATGATCGTGGTCTCCCATGAAATGGGATTTGCCAAAACCGTTGCCCAGCGGGTAATGCTCATGGATGCAGGAATGATTCTCGAAGAAAACAACCCCATTGATTTCTTTGAAAATCCAGAACATGAACGGACCCGGTTTTTCCTCAGCCAAATCCTGCATTGA
- a CDS encoding IS6 family transposase, which produces MKNENPFKWRHYEKEIILLNVRWYLRYQLSYRNLEKMMQERGLSVDHSTIYRWVQRYAPEMEKRSRKYLRQSNDSYRIDETYIKVRGKMKYLYRAVDSRGNTIDFLLRSRRNMESAKRFFKKMLRASNSSRPRVLSVDGNPAYPPAVKALKEKKLLNKDCILRQNKYLNNIIEQDHRFIKKLVRAGMGFKTFHSAWRTLKGYEIMNMIRKGQVKNIRKGEILKQKKFVENLFSYAA; this is translated from the coding sequence ATGAAAAATGAAAACCCTTTCAAGTGGCGTCATTATGAAAAAGAAATCATCCTGTTGAATGTTCGCTGGTATCTGAGATATCAACTGAGTTACAGGAATCTGGAAAAGATGATGCAAGAACGGGGCTTGTCTGTGGATCACAGTACCATTTACCGATGGGTTCAGCGCTATGCTCCTGAAATGGAAAAGCGAAGCAGGAAGTATCTGCGGCAATCAAATGATTCTTACCGTATTGATGAAACATATATCAAGGTGCGGGGGAAAATGAAGTATCTTTACCGAGCGGTCGATTCCCGTGGAAATACCATCGATTTTCTTCTTCGCAGCAGACGTAATATGGAATCTGCCAAACGATTTTTTAAAAAGATGCTGCGAGCTTCCAATAGCTCCAGACCTCGGGTTCTGAGTGTTGACGGAAATCCTGCATATCCTCCGGCTGTAAAGGCTTTGAAAGAAAAAAAGCTTCTGAATAAGGACTGTATCCTAAGACAGAATAAATATCTGAACAATATTATTGAGCAAGACCACCGGTTTATCAAAAAGCTTGTCAGAGCTGGTATGGGGTTCAAGACATTTCATTCTGCCTGGCGGACGCTAAAAGGCTATGAAATTATGAACATGATCAGAAAAGGACAAGTTAAAAATATCAGGAAGGGAGAAATTTTAAAGCAGAAAAAATTCGTCGAAAATCTGTTTTCTTATGCTGCGTAA